Proteins from a genomic interval of Piscinibacter sp. HJYY11:
- a CDS encoding type VI secretion system Vgr family protein: MMDRLSDAMSGAAGRMLSGFDSALSALLASWTSAQRLYNLEGAAPVSDLMVERFSVVDTISEPFQLQLHTLCVHNRTPLQALLGQRITLLSTLADGSRHRRSGLVFEARDAGADGGLVRHQLLIQPWLALLGHTRNSRVWQDKTIVQILDDVLGADAYKAHAAWQWGETDAEGNTEDLAAFVAQGLNGGVRAYCVQYRESDLAFLQRLLAEEGLGWRVEEADDAPSGHRIVFFADSARWPENTTSRSALGGAGIRFHRGSAAEEQDAIQSFGGWRQLTPAASAVLQWDYQAKRAIAAESPTAYDYTSESMRDMAPWLQQYEPIGATADTGTCSSAELQHRATCRQQAHEARHKTWLGRSTVRSLRAGEHFGLTQSTLDALSELQSAADREFCVRSVHALGVNNLPKELSKRLMQQPASDPFAELDGEPASTLSESLEHDPALSRKAAELGYANRFEALRRLIPWRPLPPTTRTALGAQTAIVVGPGGATSPNGADELYTDALGRIRVQFHWQSAPGADARPDNRSSCWVRVAQRWAGAGMGWQHIPRIGQEVLLDFIEGDIERPIVLGSLYNGRGEAGLPPTPGGAAAEADTSAYKSSHNHGPSAQGNLVGGGSGGHSPAWHGGAPGPAGKDAAAQNNTAALSGFKSKEFGGEGFNQLVFDDTPGELRVQLATTQHATQLNLGHLIHQADNHRGHYRGRGFELRTDAYGAVRATNGLLITTFGTREADPAGDNAPGMALLKQAATLADTFSKAAKTHQTTALASAIGAMRANQSSLADQLAPMKALHQSVSGMVSAASLEQAITDASNKATQASDGKLPHTTDPIVAITAKAGLATVAGQDIQVASGEVISWQAGQDIHLGSGQQMRVHTGQSIGILAGAVQAGQGAKGTGLTLIAGKGPVQMQAQADQAEVAAKNLVNIQTANAHIDWAAAKKITLTTSGGAQIVLSGEGITVQCPGKITVKAASKSFVGGAKEDYVLPVMPKDDISWVNLEGRYEDAWNTAWPLDGLKVDINGSTVAKSVTVDMTQEIA, from the coding sequence ATGATGGACCGACTCAGCGACGCCATGAGCGGCGCCGCAGGACGCATGCTCAGTGGCTTCGACAGCGCACTGAGCGCACTGCTCGCAAGCTGGACCAGCGCACAACGCCTCTACAACCTCGAAGGTGCGGCCCCGGTCAGTGACCTGATGGTCGAGCGCTTCAGCGTGGTCGACACCATCAGCGAGCCCTTCCAGCTGCAGCTGCACACCCTGTGCGTGCACAACCGCACTCCGCTGCAAGCGCTGCTCGGCCAGCGCATCACCCTGCTGAGCACCCTGGCCGATGGCAGCCGCCACCGCCGCAGCGGCCTCGTCTTCGAGGCCCGTGATGCGGGCGCCGACGGTGGCCTCGTGCGCCACCAGTTGCTGATCCAGCCGTGGCTCGCCCTGCTCGGCCACACGCGCAACAGCCGCGTGTGGCAAGACAAGACCATCGTCCAGATCCTCGACGACGTGCTCGGCGCCGACGCCTACAAGGCCCACGCCGCCTGGCAATGGGGCGAGACCGATGCCGAGGGCAACACCGAAGACCTCGCCGCCTTCGTCGCCCAAGGCCTCAATGGCGGCGTGCGCGCCTACTGCGTGCAATACCGCGAGAGCGACCTCGCCTTCCTGCAGCGCCTGCTGGCCGAAGAAGGCCTCGGCTGGCGCGTGGAAGAAGCCGACGACGCACCAAGCGGCCACCGCATCGTCTTCTTCGCCGACAGCGCCCGCTGGCCCGAGAACACCACCTCGCGCAGCGCGCTCGGTGGTGCCGGCATCCGATTCCACCGCGGCTCGGCCGCCGAAGAGCAAGACGCCATCCAGAGCTTCGGCGGGTGGCGCCAGCTCACGCCGGCCGCGAGTGCCGTGCTGCAGTGGGACTACCAGGCCAAGCGCGCGATCGCCGCCGAGTCCCCCACTGCCTACGACTACACCAGCGAGTCGATGCGCGACATGGCGCCGTGGCTGCAGCAGTACGAGCCCATCGGCGCCACCGCCGACACCGGCACCTGCAGCAGCGCCGAGCTGCAGCACCGCGCCACCTGCCGCCAGCAGGCCCACGAAGCACGCCACAAGACCTGGCTCGGCCGCAGCACCGTGCGCAGCCTGCGCGCCGGCGAGCACTTCGGCCTCACGCAGAGCACGCTGGATGCGCTCTCGGAGCTGCAAAGCGCCGCCGATCGCGAGTTCTGTGTGCGCAGCGTGCATGCCCTGGGCGTCAACAACCTGCCCAAGGAGCTGAGCAAGCGCCTGATGCAGCAGCCGGCATCCGACCCCTTCGCCGAACTCGATGGCGAGCCTGCCAGCACGCTGTCAGAGAGCCTGGAGCACGACCCGGCCCTGAGCCGCAAGGCCGCCGAGCTCGGCTACGCCAACCGCTTCGAAGCCCTGCGCCGCCTCATCCCCTGGCGGCCGCTGCCGCCCACCACCCGCACTGCCCTCGGGGCCCAGACCGCGATCGTCGTCGGCCCCGGCGGCGCCACCAGCCCGAACGGTGCCGACGAGCTCTACACCGATGCGCTCGGCCGCATCCGGGTGCAGTTCCATTGGCAATCGGCCCCAGGCGCCGATGCCCGGCCCGACAACCGCAGCAGCTGCTGGGTGCGCGTCGCGCAGCGCTGGGCGGGTGCCGGGATGGGCTGGCAGCACATCCCGCGCATCGGCCAGGAAGTGCTGCTCGACTTCATCGAGGGCGACATCGAGCGCCCCATCGTGCTCGGAAGCCTCTACAACGGCCGCGGCGAAGCCGGCCTGCCGCCGACGCCCGGTGGTGCGGCGGCTGAAGCCGACACCAGCGCCTACAAGTCCAGCCACAACCACGGCCCGAGCGCCCAGGGCAACCTCGTCGGCGGGGGCTCAGGCGGCCATAGCCCGGCCTGGCACGGCGGCGCCCCCGGCCCGGCCGGCAAGGACGCGGCCGCGCAGAACAACACCGCTGCGCTCAGCGGCTTCAAGAGCAAGGAGTTCGGCGGAGAGGGCTTCAACCAGCTGGTCTTCGACGACACCCCCGGCGAGCTGCGGGTGCAGCTCGCCACCACGCAGCACGCCACCCAGCTCAACCTCGGCCACCTGATCCACCAGGCCGACAACCACCGCGGCCACTACCGCGGCCGAGGCTTCGAACTGAGGACCGACGCGTATGGCGCCGTGCGCGCCACCAACGGCTTGCTGATCACGACATTCGGCACCCGCGAGGCCGACCCCGCCGGCGACAACGCCCCCGGCATGGCGCTCCTGAAGCAAGCCGCAACGCTGGCCGACACGTTCAGCAAGGCAGCGAAGACTCATCAGACCACTGCGCTGGCGAGCGCCATTGGCGCGATGCGGGCGAATCAAAGCAGCTTGGCAGACCAGCTCGCACCGATGAAGGCCTTGCACCAGTCGGTGAGTGGCATGGTGAGCGCTGCGTCGCTGGAGCAGGCCATCACCGATGCCAGCAACAAGGCGACGCAGGCCAGCGACGGCAAACTGCCGCACACCACCGACCCGATCGTCGCGATCACGGCAAAGGCCGGGCTTGCGACCGTAGCTGGCCAAGACATTCAGGTGGCCAGTGGAGAAGTGATCAGCTGGCAGGCGGGACAGGACATTCATCTCGGCAGTGGCCAGCAGATGCGTGTACACACCGGCCAGAGCATCGGCATCCTCGCCGGCGCGGTGCAGGCAGGCCAGGGCGCCAAAGGCACCGGCCTGACCCTGATCGCCGGAAAGGGCCCTGTGCAGATGCAGGCGCAGGCCGATCAAGCCGAAGTCGCCGCCAAGAATCTCGTCAACATCCAGACCGCCAATGCCCACATCGATTGGGCGGCGGCGAAGAAGATCACCCTGACCACGTCAGGTGGCGCGCAGATTGTTCTCAGTGGTGAGGGGATCACTGTGCAGTGTCCCGGGAAGATCACCGTCAAGGCAGCGAGCAAGAGCTTCGTTGGAGGAGCGAAAGAAGACTACGTGCTGCCAGTGATGCCCAAGGATGACATCTCGTGGGTCAACCTCGAAGGCCGCTACGAAGATGCCTGGAACACCGCTTGGCCGCTCGATGGCCTGAAGGTCGACATCAATGGCAGCACGGTGGCCAAGTCAGTCACCGTCGACATGACGCAGGAGATTGCCTGA
- a CDS encoding AHH domain-containing protein, which yields MIGSVVKGTTYLKDLKLEILKVPSHPRHHGVKMQAHHLVSQEGVRISGLGAKLVSMGYNIDHVKNLAFLPCTLQGACHLGIQPHRGDHTAKSDRPTLKVFNLSEDDYDDDDDHPESYHVHVAKLLAATVRRLKRECDGDPDMSSKFRKGINGLSKSILETLSDEPSELRLTSIAEYFKRGVKIGCSGADSVGDHKHSTACQVGRNHLKGRRATGQKDEGIKYQSSEHYVPKPSQ from the coding sequence ATGATCGGAAGCGTTGTCAAGGGAACCACCTATCTCAAGGACCTCAAGCTTGAGATCCTCAAGGTCCCGAGCCATCCTCGGCACCATGGCGTCAAGATGCAGGCGCACCATCTGGTGTCACAGGAAGGGGTTCGGATCTCCGGCCTGGGCGCCAAGCTTGTCTCCATGGGCTACAACATCGACCATGTGAAAAACCTCGCCTTCTTGCCGTGCACGTTGCAGGGTGCTTGCCACCTGGGAATACAGCCGCATCGAGGTGACCACACGGCCAAGAGCGATCGACCCACATTGAAGGTATTCAATCTCAGTGAGGACGATTACGACGATGACGATGACCACCCCGAGAGCTATCACGTCCACGTCGCCAAGCTGCTTGCCGCGACGGTTCGCCGGCTGAAGCGAGAGTGCGACGGTGACCCGGACATGAGCAGCAAGTTTCGGAAGGGGATCAACGGCTTGAGCAAGAGCATTCTCGAGACGCTCAGCGATGAACCGTCCGAGCTTCGCTTGACCAGCATCGCCGAGTACTTCAAGCGCGGAGTGAAGATCGGATGCTCAGGTGCCGACAGCGTGGGTGACCACAAGCATTCAACGGCGTGCCAAGTCGGAAGAAACCATCTGAAGGGCCGCCGAGCAACGGGTCAGAAAGACGAAGGCATCAAGTATCAAAGCAGCGAACACTACGTACCCAAACCCAGCCAGTAA
- a CDS encoding ATP-dependent helicase, whose amino-acid sequence MGEPNAFPEPSPSAKPGTAKDVFADLNDQQRAAVEHGLLEDAPRGPLLVIAGAGTGKTKTLASRVARLVQTGADPHRILLLTFARRAAGEMEQRVGRMLHRLLGYATTQAPPHFPWCGTFHSVGARLLRDYADRIGLAPNFTILDRSDAEDLMGMVRQELGLAETVERFPLKGSCLAIYSRVVNSQSRLDQVLQTHYPWCFAAHDGLKKLFKAYAQAKHQQQVLDYDDLLLYWSHMMADAGIAEDVRKRFDHVLIDEYQDTNRLQGSIVLGLKPQGENLTVVGDDAQAIYSFRAADVGNILDFPDQFNPPARIVALEQNYRSTQPILAASNAVIGLAKKRHTKDLWSNQPSSELPRITAMPDEASQAQWVADQVLRKREEGIRLIKQAVLFRTSSHSAPLELELTRRNIPFRKFGGLKFLESTHIKDVLSILRWAQNPRGRLAGFRVSQLLPGFGPVSAGKLLDEMERQADPLTAIEGFTPPKAAAEDWSKLAALVASLSRESEWPADLERAIEWYQPHLERLHDDAEVRLADLEQMARIAQGYGSRERFLTELTLDPPEASSDESGAPHLDEDYLILSTIHSAKGQEWNAVYVLNVVDGCMPSDMATGREEDIEEERRLMYVAMTRAKHHLALITPQRFYVRQQRRGGDSYINATLTRFIPGKVARLFEQVTPVSVRGDPRIPVAASPIDVGAKLRAMWD is encoded by the coding sequence ATGGGCGAGCCCAACGCATTCCCCGAACCATCGCCGTCAGCCAAACCTGGTACGGCGAAAGACGTGTTCGCGGACCTCAACGACCAGCAACGTGCTGCTGTCGAACACGGATTGCTTGAGGACGCGCCGCGCGGTCCGCTGCTGGTCATTGCCGGCGCAGGGACAGGCAAGACCAAGACGCTGGCCAGCCGGGTCGCGCGGCTTGTGCAGACCGGCGCGGACCCGCACCGCATCCTCTTGCTCACCTTCGCCCGCCGCGCCGCCGGAGAGATGGAGCAGCGCGTCGGTCGGATGCTGCATCGGCTCCTCGGGTATGCGACGACCCAGGCCCCGCCGCATTTCCCGTGGTGCGGCACCTTCCACAGCGTCGGGGCGCGCCTGCTGCGCGACTACGCCGACCGGATCGGCCTCGCGCCCAACTTCACGATCCTCGACCGCTCGGATGCCGAAGACCTGATGGGCATGGTGCGGCAGGAGCTCGGTCTGGCCGAGACCGTCGAGCGATTCCCCCTCAAGGGAAGCTGCCTCGCGATCTACTCGCGGGTTGTGAACAGCCAGTCGCGCCTGGATCAGGTGCTCCAGACCCACTACCCGTGGTGCTTCGCCGCTCACGATGGACTGAAGAAGTTGTTCAAGGCCTATGCGCAGGCCAAGCACCAGCAGCAGGTGCTCGACTACGACGACCTGCTCCTCTACTGGTCACACATGATGGCGGATGCGGGTATCGCGGAAGACGTGCGGAAACGCTTCGACCACGTGCTGATCGACGAGTACCAGGACACGAACCGCCTGCAAGGCTCCATCGTGCTGGGGCTGAAGCCACAGGGCGAGAACCTCACGGTGGTAGGGGATGACGCACAGGCCATCTACTCGTTCCGCGCCGCCGACGTCGGCAACATCCTCGACTTCCCGGACCAGTTTAACCCACCGGCACGCATCGTGGCGCTGGAGCAGAACTACCGCTCCACGCAGCCGATCCTGGCGGCCTCCAATGCCGTCATCGGCCTGGCGAAGAAGCGCCACACCAAGGACCTCTGGTCGAACCAGCCCTCCAGCGAGCTGCCACGCATCACGGCGATGCCCGACGAGGCGAGCCAGGCACAGTGGGTCGCAGATCAGGTACTGCGAAAACGCGAAGAAGGCATCCGCCTGATCAAACAGGCCGTCCTGTTCAGGACCTCGAGCCACAGCGCTCCCCTCGAGCTCGAGCTGACCCGCCGCAACATCCCGTTCCGCAAGTTCGGTGGGCTCAAGTTCCTCGAGAGCACGCACATCAAGGACGTGCTGAGCATCCTGCGGTGGGCTCAGAACCCCCGCGGCCGCCTCGCCGGGTTCCGCGTCTCGCAGTTGCTGCCCGGCTTCGGACCGGTCAGTGCAGGCAAGCTCCTGGACGAGATGGAGCGCCAGGCCGATCCGCTGACGGCCATTGAAGGCTTCACGCCACCAAAGGCTGCCGCGGAGGACTGGTCCAAGCTCGCCGCATTGGTCGCCAGCCTGAGCAGGGAAAGCGAATGGCCGGCCGATCTCGAACGCGCGATCGAGTGGTACCAGCCGCACCTGGAACGCCTCCACGATGACGCGGAAGTGCGCCTGGCCGACCTGGAGCAGATGGCGCGCATCGCGCAGGGTTACGGCAGCCGGGAGCGCTTCCTCACCGAGCTGACGCTGGACCCGCCAGAAGCCAGCAGCGATGAGTCTGGCGCTCCGCACCTCGACGAGGACTACCTGATCCTCTCCACCATCCATTCAGCCAAGGGGCAGGAGTGGAACGCGGTCTACGTGCTCAACGTCGTCGATGGCTGCATGCCTTCGGACATGGCCACCGGCCGCGAGGAAGACATCGAAGAGGAGCGGCGCCTGATGTACGTGGCCATGACGCGTGCCAAGCACCATTTGGCCTTGATCACGCCGCAGCGCTTCTACGTGCGGCAACAGCGCCGAGGCGGTGACAGCTACATCAACGCGACACTGACGCGGTTCATACCCGGCAAGGTAGCCCGACTTTTCGAGCAAGTCACGCCAGTGTCGGTTCGCGGCGACCCTCGCATTCCAGTTGCAGCATCCCCGATCGATGTGGGCGCCAAGCTGAGAGCGATGTGGGACTAG
- a CDS encoding DUF72 domain-containing protein, producing MSIRIGTASWSHPALIDTGRFYPSEHMSAEERLRFYAMQFPLVEVDSSFYAMTPPSMAHQWAQRTPNDFVMNVKAFRLFTGHQTSPQALPADVRDALPVALRDKSILYYRDVPPELRDVLWARFVDGIAPLRHAGRLGLVHFQFAPWVVRNRAGRAHVAHCVERMPGHTVSVEFRNFSWFDGVNARDTMALQRALGVVHTIVDEPQGFANCVPSIWEVTHGTHALVRMHGRNEHTWNHHGASSSGRFNYRYDDAELEGLAAQIAKLDAPSLNLHVVMNNNAEDFAQANGRQLFETLQAYGADVVLPSSIPSAQRHAA from the coding sequence ATGAGCATCCGGATCGGTACTGCCTCCTGGTCGCACCCTGCGCTCATCGACACCGGGCGCTTCTATCCGTCGGAGCACATGAGCGCCGAAGAGCGGCTGCGCTTCTATGCCATGCAGTTCCCGCTGGTCGAAGTCGACTCGAGCTTCTATGCGATGACGCCACCTTCCATGGCGCATCAATGGGCGCAGAGGACACCCAACGACTTCGTCATGAACGTGAAGGCGTTCAGGCTCTTCACTGGCCACCAGACCTCGCCCCAGGCGCTTCCGGCGGATGTGCGCGACGCGCTCCCCGTCGCCCTGCGCGACAAGTCCATCCTGTACTACCGCGATGTGCCGCCGGAGCTGCGCGACGTGCTGTGGGCGCGCTTCGTCGACGGCATCGCGCCGCTTCGGCACGCAGGCAGGCTTGGCCTGGTGCATTTCCAGTTTGCGCCCTGGGTCGTCCGCAACCGGGCCGGCCGGGCGCATGTTGCGCATTGCGTCGAGCGCATGCCGGGTCACACGGTCAGCGTGGAGTTCCGCAACTTCAGCTGGTTCGATGGCGTGAACGCACGGGACACGATGGCCTTGCAGCGCGCGCTCGGGGTGGTGCACACGATCGTCGACGAGCCGCAGGGGTTTGCGAACTGCGTTCCGTCCATCTGGGAGGTCACCCATGGCACGCATGCGCTGGTGCGCATGCACGGTCGCAATGAACACACCTGGAACCACCACGGCGCGAGCTCGTCAGGACGGTTCAACTACCGGTACGACGATGCAGAGCTCGAAGGTCTTGCTGCGCAGATCGCAAAGCTCGACGCTCCTTCTCTCAACCTTCACGTGGTCATGAACAACAACGCGGAAGACTTTGCACAGGCGAACGGGCGACAGCTGTTCGAGACGCTGCAGGCCTATGGCGCCGACGTGGTGCTGCCGTCTTCCATCCCCTCCGCACAACGTCACGCCGCCTAG
- a CDS encoding PAS domain S-box protein — protein MTPQQRTSADLETEHRFQTLFEQAPFSVQLLSLDGRTLRVNQAWKDLWASQEGDPLLEFVLSDYNMLTDPQLEAKGVTPLLRRAFAGEAVRLPTILYDPKALGKPGASRWVEATARPIKNDEGRVLEVMLIHEDVTGRVLADQELRASEEHFRTIADAIPQMVWSTRPDGYHDYYNRQWYEFTGVPRNSTDGESWNGMFHPDDQDRAWETWRRSLSTGETYEIEYRLRHRSGQYRWVLGRALPIRDDGGQIIRWMGTCTDIDEQKRVRDELLATNRRKDDFLAMLAHELRNPLAPISTAAHLLKTAPHDASRVERSAAIIDRQVRHMRALVDDLLDVSRVTRGLVELEKLPVEMKGVVASAIEQVRPLVDSRGHQLTTRMASGDIHILGDRTRLVQVVANLLNNAAKYTPSNGALRVTLEVGDRLTISVVDSGIGIDAHLLPHVFDLFAQGERTPDRSQGGLGLGLALVKTLVELHGGSVRAESAGPLKGSSFIVSLPLLDSDRLLGNAPAARAEPAAAARALRVLVVDDNRDAAETLSLFLESLGHTVIVEQDPMRAISTARHDIDVYVLDIGLPGLDGYELAERIRKQAGGRPATYVALTGYGSDVDRQRGAAAGFDHYFVKPADLAELSQVVACSVPHAS, from the coding sequence ATGACACCCCAGCAACGAACCTCCGCGGACCTCGAGACAGAACACCGCTTCCAGACGCTGTTCGAGCAGGCACCCTTCAGCGTGCAGCTGCTCTCGCTCGATGGACGCACCTTGCGCGTCAACCAGGCATGGAAGGATCTGTGGGCGAGCCAGGAAGGCGATCCGCTCCTGGAGTTCGTGCTCTCCGACTACAACATGCTCACCGACCCCCAGCTCGAGGCCAAGGGCGTCACGCCGCTGCTGAGGCGGGCGTTTGCTGGTGAGGCAGTGCGGTTGCCAACGATCCTGTATGACCCGAAAGCGCTCGGCAAGCCGGGCGCCTCGCGGTGGGTGGAGGCCACAGCGCGTCCCATCAAAAATGACGAGGGTCGCGTGCTGGAGGTGATGCTCATCCACGAGGACGTGACGGGTCGCGTTCTCGCCGACCAGGAACTCCGGGCCAGCGAAGAACATTTCAGGACCATTGCCGATGCCATCCCGCAAATGGTCTGGTCGACGCGCCCGGATGGTTACCACGACTACTACAACCGGCAGTGGTACGAATTCACCGGCGTGCCCCGGAATTCGACGGACGGCGAATCCTGGAATGGGATGTTCCACCCCGACGATCAGGATCGGGCCTGGGAAACCTGGCGGCGCAGCCTGTCCACTGGCGAAACCTACGAGATCGAATACCGACTGCGACATCGATCGGGGCAATACCGGTGGGTCCTCGGGCGGGCACTGCCGATTCGCGACGACGGCGGGCAGATCATCCGCTGGATGGGCACCTGCACGGACATCGATGAACAGAAGCGCGTGCGAGACGAGCTCCTGGCGACCAATCGGCGAAAGGACGACTTCCTGGCGATGCTGGCGCACGAGCTGCGCAATCCGCTCGCGCCGATCAGCACCGCGGCCCACCTGCTGAAGACCGCACCGCATGACGCGTCACGGGTCGAGCGCTCGGCCGCCATCATCGACCGCCAGGTGCGGCACATGAGAGCACTGGTGGATGACCTGCTGGACGTCTCGCGCGTCACGCGCGGGTTGGTCGAGCTAGAGAAGCTACCGGTGGAAATGAAGGGCGTGGTGGCGAGCGCCATCGAGCAGGTACGTCCGTTGGTCGACTCGCGCGGCCATCAGCTGACCACGCGCATGGCGTCGGGTGACATCCACATCCTGGGAGACCGCACGCGGCTGGTTCAGGTGGTGGCCAACCTCTTGAACAACGCCGCCAAGTACACGCCATCGAACGGCGCCCTTCGCGTGACGCTGGAGGTGGGCGATCGCCTGACCATCAGCGTCGTCGACTCTGGCATCGGCATCGATGCGCACCTGCTTCCTCATGTGTTCGATCTGTTCGCGCAGGGCGAGCGCACGCCAGACCGCTCGCAGGGCGGCCTGGGGCTCGGGTTGGCGCTGGTCAAGACCCTGGTCGAGCTCCACGGTGGCAGCGTGCGCGCCGAAAGCGCGGGCCCATTGAAGGGGAGCAGCTTCATCGTGTCGCTCCCGCTTCTGGACTCGGACCGCCTGCTTGGAAACGCACCCGCAGCCCGTGCGGAACCTGCGGCTGCCGCGCGGGCCCTGCGGGTGCTGGTCGTTGACGACAACCGGGACGCGGCGGAGACCCTGAGTCTCTTCCTCGAAAGCCTGGGGCACACGGTCATCGTGGAGCAAGATCCCATGCGAGCCATCTCCACGGCTCGGCACGACATCGACGTCTACGTCCTCGACATCGGGCTCCCGGGCCTCGACGGCTACGAACTCGCCGAGCGGATCAGGAAGCAGGCTGGCGGCAGGCCGGCGACCTATGTCGCGCTCACGGGCTACGGAAGCGATGTCGACCGACAGCGTGGTGCGGCGGCGGGATTCGATCATTACTTCGTCAAGCCGGCAGATCTGGCAGAGCTGTCGCAGGTGGTTGCATGCTCTGTGCCGCACGCGTCGTAG
- a CDS encoding nitroreductase, with product MEFDNVILGRRSIRGYKPDPVPRVLIEEIITLAMRAPSSMNTQPWNFYVITGEPLERIRKGNTERMAAGVPQSREFRIGQPFAAQHRERQVGVAKQLFTAMGIARDDQAKRQDWVMRGFRQFDAPVCIIVTYDGVLDGSDDTPFDCGAVTTALVNAAWSRGLGCVINSQGIMQSPVVREHAGIADDQVIMKSIALGWPDETFPANAVVSERKSVADAAVFVGFND from the coding sequence ATGGAGTTCGACAATGTCATCCTGGGCCGCCGCAGCATTCGCGGCTACAAGCCCGACCCGGTGCCGCGCGTGCTCATCGAGGAAATCATCACGCTCGCCATGCGGGCACCGTCGTCGATGAACACGCAACCCTGGAACTTCTACGTCATCACAGGTGAGCCGCTCGAGCGCATCCGCAAGGGCAATACGGAACGAATGGCCGCCGGCGTGCCGCAGTCGCGCGAGTTCCGCATCGGTCAGCCATTTGCGGCTCAGCATCGCGAGCGTCAGGTCGGTGTGGCCAAGCAACTGTTCACTGCGATGGGCATCGCTCGGGATGATCAGGCAAAGCGCCAGGACTGGGTGATGCGCGGATTCCGCCAGTTCGATGCACCTGTCTGCATCATCGTCACCTATGACGGTGTGCTCGATGGAAGCGACGACACCCCTTTCGACTGCGGTGCCGTGACCACGGCGCTCGTCAACGCGGCCTGGTCGCGCGGCCTGGGCTGTGTCATCAACAGCCAGGGGATCATGCAGTCTCCGGTGGTGCGCGAACACGCGGGCATCGCGGACGACCAGGTGATCATGAAAAGCATTGCGCTCGGGTGGCCCGACGAGACGTTTCCCGCCAACGCGGTGGTGTCCGAACGCAAGAGCGTCGCCGACGCTGCAGTTTTCGTCGGCTTCAACGACTGA
- a CDS encoding DUF3616 domain-containing protein, giving the protein MEKTLIPHGVRLEFDADSLACINLSGAAFSGEWLWVVGDEAAAVELMQRQAPVSGEALHYVRARSFPLSALLELPGDADDEADLEGMAVCDGWLWLVGSHGLKRKNAKAARSDGANAKRLACVELDGNRRLLARVPIEWDASGMPRLVAEAADGRRAMRLKGDAKRNGLVDLLTEDPHLAPFLHIPGKDNGFDIEGLAVNGNRLLLGLRGPVLRGWTLLLEVAIEAGGKWLHLAPLDDEGTLLRKHFLQLGGLGVRDLTFDGDDLFLLAGPTMVLDGEVRLFRWKQARQTLDLNGQPMRFEHELAEEVELPHSPGHDRAEAFCELPEGLLSSGAGWLVLYDSPSARRRPDSGTVFGDLLRRGESLDASDDANNERSSRRPSSTRST; this is encoded by the coding sequence ATGGAAAAAACCCTCATCCCACATGGTGTGCGCCTCGAATTCGATGCGGACAGCCTGGCCTGCATCAACCTTTCAGGTGCGGCATTCAGCGGCGAATGGCTGTGGGTGGTGGGCGACGAGGCGGCGGCTGTCGAGCTAATGCAGCGCCAAGCCCCGGTCAGCGGGGAGGCGCTGCACTACGTGCGAGCAAGGTCGTTTCCGCTGTCGGCCCTGCTGGAATTGCCGGGTGACGCAGACGACGAAGCCGATCTCGAAGGCATGGCCGTCTGTGACGGGTGGCTCTGGCTCGTCGGCTCGCATGGCTTGAAGCGCAAGAACGCGAAGGCCGCCCGGTCGGACGGTGCCAACGCCAAGCGCCTGGCCTGCGTCGAACTCGACGGCAACCGTCGACTGCTGGCGCGGGTGCCCATCGAGTGGGATGCGTCCGGCATGCCACGCCTCGTGGCCGAAGCCGCCGATGGGCGGCGTGCCATGCGCCTCAAGGGAGACGCCAAGCGCAACGGCCTGGTGGACCTGCTGACGGAAGACCCGCACCTCGCGCCGTTCCTCCACATCCCGGGAAAAGACAACGGCTTCGACATCGAGGGTCTCGCGGTCAACGGCAACCGCCTGCTGCTCGGGCTGCGCGGCCCTGTGCTGCGTGGGTGGACGCTGCTGCTCGAAGTGGCCATCGAGGCAGGCGGCAAGTGGCTGCACCTTGCGCCTCTCGACGACGAAGGCACCCTGCTGCGCAAGCATTTCCTGCAGTTGGGCGGCCTCGGCGTGCGCGACCTCACCTTCGATGGAGACGACCTCTTCCTGCTCGCCGGCCCGACCATGGTGCTGGACGGCGAGGTGCGGCTGTTCCGCTGGAAGCAGGCGCGCCAGACGCTCGACCTGAATGGCCAGCCAATGCGCTTCGAGCACGAGCTGGCCGAGGAAGTCGAGCTGCCACATTCGCCCGGCCACGACAGGGCCGAAGCCTTCTGTGAACTCCCCGAGGGGCTGCTTTCAAGCGGCGCTGGGTGGCTCGTGCTGTACGACTCACCGAGCGCCAGGAGGCGTCCTGACTCGGGCACGGTGTTTGGCGACCTGCTACGCCGCGGAGAGAGCCTCGATGCCAGCGACGACGCGAACAACGAGCGGTCATCGCGTCGCCCGAGCTCGACGCGCAGCACCTGA